Proteins encoded within one genomic window of Pectobacterium araliae:
- a CDS encoding isochorismatase family protein — protein MHVLIVIDMQNAVFATPRARKAQTVALINQLSDAADQTIFIQHEEDGILSGSDGWQLLPELHQPEGSVFVTKTACDAFYRTPLADVLTELNVNHLTICGCATDYCVDATIKNAASRGYALTIAADAHTTANRGELNAEQLITHYNEVWQNFIIPGNTITLQTTEHIVASWKRHR, from the coding sequence ATGCACGTGCTGATAGTCATTGATATGCAGAATGCCGTTTTCGCAACGCCGAGAGCGCGAAAGGCGCAGACGGTCGCATTGATAAACCAACTTTCAGACGCAGCAGACCAGACGATTTTTATTCAGCATGAAGAGGACGGTATATTGTCAGGCAGTGACGGATGGCAATTGTTACCTGAACTCCATCAACCCGAAGGCAGTGTGTTTGTCACGAAAACGGCATGCGATGCGTTTTATCGTACGCCGTTAGCTGATGTGTTGACTGAATTGAATGTTAACCACCTTACGATTTGCGGGTGTGCGACGGATTATTGTGTTGATGCGACGATTAAAAATGCAGCTAGCCGAGGCTATGCGTTGACGATCGCAGCAGATGCCCACACGACGGCCAATCGTGGCGAACTGAATGCAGAACAGTTAATCACACACTACAACGAGGTGTGGCAGAATTTTATTATTCCTGGCAACACGATTACGCTCCAAACAACGGAACATATCGTCGCGTCATGGAAGAGGCATCGCTAA